One Mucilaginibacter ginkgonis genomic region harbors:
- a CDS encoding M20 family metallo-hydrolase — MPSKDTLFADALQLLQRLIATQSFSREEDKTADIVNDFLVQRGVKTHRKMNNIWAWNVHFDESKPTILLNSHHDTVKPNPGYTRDPYDAKIEDGKLFGLGSNDAGGCLVSLIATFLYFYDKQDLKYNFCLAATAEEEISGVNGLELIIPDLGKLNFGIVGEPTLMQLAIAEKGLMVLDCTAHGRAGHAAREEGDNAIYKALTDIEWFRTFKFPKESQVFGPVKMSVTIINAGSQHNVVPAECVFTVDVRVTDAYRNEEVLEIIRRHVSCDVKPRSIRLKPSSIDKEHPIVQAGIALGRTTYGSPTTSDQSLLDIPSLKVGPGDSARSHTADEFIYVNEIQEGIDLYIQMLEQIV, encoded by the coding sequence ATGCCATCTAAGGACACGCTGTTTGCCGATGCTCTTCAACTTTTGCAGCGCCTCATCGCTACACAATCATTCAGCCGCGAAGAAGATAAAACAGCAGATATTGTCAACGATTTCCTGGTGCAGCGCGGTGTAAAAACCCACCGAAAGATGAACAACATCTGGGCTTGGAACGTGCATTTCGATGAATCTAAACCCACAATTCTGCTTAACTCGCACCACGATACAGTTAAACCCAACCCCGGATATACCCGCGACCCTTACGACGCAAAAATTGAAGACGGTAAGCTGTTTGGCTTAGGCAGCAACGACGCAGGCGGCTGCCTGGTGTCGCTGATTGCCACGTTCCTGTACTTTTACGACAAGCAAGACCTGAAATATAATTTTTGTCTTGCAGCGACGGCAGAGGAAGAAATTTCGGGCGTAAACGGTTTGGAACTCATTATCCCCGACCTGGGTAAATTGAACTTTGGCATTGTTGGCGAACCTACCTTAATGCAACTGGCCATTGCCGAAAAGGGTTTAATGGTATTGGATTGCACAGCTCATGGCCGCGCAGGCCATGCGGCCCGTGAGGAAGGTGACAATGCCATCTACAAAGCGCTGACAGATATCGAGTGGTTCCGCACGTTCAAGTTTCCAAAAGAGTCGCAAGTGTTTGGCCCGGTGAAAATGTCTGTTACCATCATCAATGCCGGCTCGCAGCATAACGTTGTACCGGCCGAATGTGTGTTTACCGTTGATGTGCGCGTAACTGATGCTTACCGAAACGAAGAAGTTCTAGAGATCATCCGCCGGCATGTAAGCTGCGATGTTAAACCGCGCTCAATACGTTTAAAGCCATCATCAATTGACAAAGAGCACCCGATAGTTCAGGCAGGTATCGCTTTGGGAAGAACTACTTACGGCTCGCCTACCACTTCCGACCAGTCGCTTTTAGACATACCGTCATTAAAGGTTGGCCCCGGTGATTCGGCACGCTCCCACACAGCCGACGAATTTATTTATGTAAACGAGATACAAGAGGGTATTGATCTATATATTCAGATGCTGGAGCAGATCGTTTAA